GCTCTTCAGCTCCCTGTGTTTGCGATTGCTCCCGGAGTCGTTTGTATTCTCTTCCCAGCTTTTTCGAAATCTCTTGTGGCGTCAAAATGTCAGCCGCAAGCTCCTGCCCGACCGTGCCTAGGACATCCCACATTCCGTTTGGCAAGTATAAACGGTCGAAGTAAGGCTCGACTTTGACGTCTTGATAATGCTCGTAGTCGTTGGCGTAGAAAATATCAGCTTTCACATTGGTCAGCCCTGCTGGAAGCGATGTGGCTTCAGCCATTTGTTTGGCATTGGCGGGACGGGCCATAAATGCGATGAATTTTTTTGCTTCCTTTACGTGAGGGGAGTCTTTCCAGGCTGCAAGCGTGTAGCGTTCACCGCCAATCCATATCGGATCATCTCCGGCATGTATGGCAGGTGTCGGGATAATGCCAACCTTGACGTTCGGATTAATCTGGGCAACGTCTTGGCCAAGTGTGCCGCCTTGCATTGTAAAGGCGATTTTGTTTTGGGCCATTAATTCAATGAGCTGTGATTTTTTTGCGGTTACAGCGTCAATATTGATTAATTTTTCTTTCTGCATTTGTTTAAGGATGTCTGATAAATGAGTGAATTTGCTCCATTGAAACGTGCCGTTGATGAGCTGTTTTTTTTCATTATGGGCAGGATCTGTGATGAGAAGAGGTGTAGCGAATTGGTCGTAATATTGGGCGAATGAG
The Bacillus vallismortis genome window above contains:
- a CDS encoding ABC transporter substrate-binding protein; amino-acid sequence: MKHTFVLFLSLILLVLPGCSAEKSSANPAKKTLTIYSTMSTDSERATFRKLAEAFEKEHRDIRVSLHFPGNDYENMMRVRMAANDLPDLFDTHGWGKIRYGEYTADLRDMEWTQNLDPNLNSILKSKSGKVYAYPINQAKDGLAYNRNMLDRYGINPPETMDDFIKALRTIKEKSKGSIVPFWFAGYDKSSFAQYYDQFATPLLITDPAHNEKKQLINGTFQWSKFTHLSDILKQMQKEKLINIDAVTAKKSQLIELMAQNKIAFTMQGGTLGQDVAQINPNVKVGIIPTPAIHAGDDPIWIGGERYTLAAWKDSPHVKEAKKFIAFMARPANAKQMAEATSLPAGLTNVKADIFYANDYEHYQDVKVEPYFDRLYLPNGMWDVLGTVGQELAADILTPQEISKKLGREYKRLREQSQTQGAEEQ